From a single Candidatus Kryptoniota bacterium genomic region:
- the metX gene encoding homoserine O-acetyltransferase, with protein sequence MIETLSKTIVKTQKVRLYTEAEPFHFERGDELGPVDVAFETYGELNSSGTNCILICHALTGNAHVAFYNSDEDKVPGWWDSIIGPGKSIDSSKYFVVCSNVIGGCYGTTGSSTLDPKTLKEYGNAFPPGTIRDMVRVQKRLLDWLGVKKVQLVIGGSMGGMQAIEWAVSFPEMVERVAPIATGASHTAWGIALNEVARQAIFNDPAYRNGNYYAFGQPSRGLALARMIAMISYRSPESFTLRFQRERLSEDNGANFFDVKNIYQVESYLHYQGVKLVERFDANTYIYISRAMDMHDVARDRGELRDVLRGIKCRTLCIGITSDVLYPAEEQRGLAAMIPGARYAEIRSIHGHDAFLIEFDQLNRIITDFLESNLKI encoded by the coding sequence ATGATCGAAACATTAAGCAAAACGATCGTCAAAACACAAAAGGTTCGGCTTTATACTGAAGCCGAACCTTTTCACTTTGAAAGGGGAGATGAGCTCGGACCTGTCGACGTCGCGTTCGAGACATATGGCGAGTTGAACTCGAGCGGCACGAATTGCATCCTTATATGTCACGCGTTGACGGGAAATGCACACGTTGCTTTCTACAACTCCGACGAAGACAAAGTCCCCGGCTGGTGGGACAGCATCATCGGTCCCGGTAAGTCTATCGATAGTTCAAAGTATTTTGTGGTCTGCTCCAACGTCATTGGCGGATGCTATGGGACAACCGGCTCGAGCACTCTCGATCCGAAGACTCTTAAGGAGTACGGGAACGCTTTTCCTCCCGGCACAATCAGGGACATGGTCCGCGTCCAGAAACGTCTCCTCGACTGGCTAGGCGTAAAGAAGGTGCAGCTCGTGATCGGAGGTTCGATGGGCGGCATGCAGGCAATCGAATGGGCGGTTTCATTCCCCGAGATGGTCGAACGTGTCGCTCCGATAGCCACAGGTGCAAGCCATACAGCCTGGGGAATTGCCTTGAACGAAGTCGCCCGGCAGGCAATTTTTAACGATCCCGCTTACAGAAACGGGAACTACTATGCGTTCGGCCAACCGTCTCGTGGACTTGCGCTCGCTAGAATGATCGCGATGATAAGCTACAGGAGTCCGGAGTCGTTCACGCTTCGGTTTCAAAGGGAAAGATTGAGTGAGGACAACGGAGCGAATTTCTTCGATGTCAAAAATATTTATCAGGTCGAAAGCTATCTGCACTACCAAGGCGTCAAACTGGTCGAGCGATTTGATGCGAACACTTACATTTACATAAGCAGGGCGATGGACATGCACGACGTCGCGCGTGACAGGGGAGAACTCAGGGATGTTCTGCGCGGCATCAAGTGCCGTACGTTATGTATTGGAATTACATCAGACGTGCTTTATCCGGCGGAAGAGCAGCGCGGGCTTGCCGCTATGATCCCCGGTGCGAGATATGCTGAGATCAGATCAATTCACGGTCATGACGCTTTTCTCATCGAGTTCGATCAGTTAAACAGGATTATAACCGATTTTCTGGAGAGCAATCTGAAAATCTAG
- a CDS encoding response regulator, which yields MHILLVDDDPDNCLALSEVLKGEGYTVETASDGYEALEVVRKGKFDAVISDALMPRMDGFVLCRTLKEEDEYKNIPVIIVTGEYTDKSDIQFALSVGAAKVIRKTADADELLKALVQIKNSAVTKAAPPSGRIIPEEEYLKGYSTVLFRRLEAKMKELQETNRKLVEKNVQLDRERQKYHQLFMSANDGILLVSQIAATIVEVNAHAKKILGLNEKSIGQKKLNELKPFGELLLEKLSRGEPVQFESTYESGKSRIFLDISGSHVPTEENLYLIILRNVTRRKEWLERFISLDKLRALGRLSNGLVHEIRNPLNVVSVNLQYLEKNLGEESPEKNFTKAALAGVSAIEKVIRETMNFAQPQTPARSRLRLGPLISEIAGLSRTSLQKSKITLEIEKSDMQDIVLADKSQILHALLNIVQNSIESMPNGGKLQMKLEESDVEDEILLKIVDTGVGMDEDVAKLAVEPFYTTKEGATGMGLSISNRLFELNDASLVCESRPGAGTTVTVRFQREK from the coding sequence ATGCACATCCTTTTAGTAGATGACGACCCCGATAACTGCCTGGCCCTTTCCGAAGTGTTGAAAGGCGAAGGGTATACGGTCGAAACGGCGTCCGACGGTTACGAGGCATTGGAGGTGGTACGCAAAGGGAAATTCGACGCCGTCATATCCGACGCTCTCATGCCCCGGATGGATGGGTTCGTTCTGTGCAGGACGCTTAAAGAGGAGGACGAGTACAAAAATATTCCGGTCATTATTGTCACCGGCGAATATACGGACAAGTCCGACATCCAATTCGCGTTGAGTGTAGGAGCTGCCAAAGTAATAAGAAAAACGGCGGATGCGGATGAACTTCTGAAAGCGCTTGTCCAGATTAAGAATTCGGCGGTTACGAAAGCCGCGCCTCCTTCCGGCAGGATTATTCCGGAAGAAGAATACCTGAAGGGCTACTCAACCGTACTCTTCAGAAGACTTGAAGCAAAAATGAAGGAGCTTCAGGAGACAAACCGGAAGCTCGTGGAGAAAAACGTTCAGCTCGATCGTGAGCGACAGAAGTATCATCAGTTGTTCATGTCGGCGAACGATGGCATACTCCTGGTCAGCCAAATCGCCGCTACCATAGTCGAAGTTAATGCCCATGCGAAGAAGATCCTCGGGTTGAACGAAAAATCAATAGGTCAGAAGAAGTTGAACGAGTTGAAGCCTTTCGGCGAGCTTCTTCTCGAGAAGCTCTCCCGCGGTGAGCCTGTTCAATTTGAAAGCACGTATGAGAGCGGGAAGAGCAGGATCTTTCTTGACATCAGTGGGTCGCACGTACCCACCGAGGAGAACCTGTACCTCATCATACTCAGAAATGTAACCCGCCGAAAGGAATGGCTGGAGAGATTCATATCTCTCGACAAGCTCCGGGCGCTCGGCAGGCTCTCTAATGGTCTGGTTCACGAAATAAGGAATCCGTTGAATGTCGTGTCGGTGAACCTGCAATATCTGGAAAAAAACCTGGGTGAGGAATCTCCCGAAAAGAATTTCACGAAGGCTGCACTTGCGGGTGTCTCGGCGATTGAAAAAGTGATCAGAGAGACGATGAATTTCGCACAGCCGCAAACTCCCGCGAGGTCGAGACTCAGGCTCGGACCGCTCATTTCGGAAATTGCGGGACTGTCCCGGACCTCGCTGCAGAAATCCAAGATCACTCTCGAGATTGAAAAGAGCGACATGCAGGACATCGTCCTTGCGGACAAGTCGCAAATTCTCCATGCGTTGCTCAACATCGTTCAGAATTCAATCGAGTCGATGCCGAACGGCGGAAAGCTGCAAATGAAACTCGAGGAATCGGACGTGGAGGATGAAATCCTCCTCAAGATTGTCGACACAGGAGTGGGAATGGACGAAGATGTCGCGAAGCTTGCGGTCGAGCCGTTCTATACGACGAAAGAGGGCGCCACCGGAATGGGACTCTCTATCTCCAATCGTCTGTTCGAGTTGAATGACGCGAGCCTGGTGTGCGAAAGCCGGCCGGGGGCAGGCACCACTGTCACTGTTCGATTCCAGAGAGAGAAATAA
- a CDS encoding helix-turn-helix domain-containing protein, with protein sequence MASKVLIVDDDELLNNSLNAVLTRRGYEDVSVIKGGNQIQAAKILGLTRSRLRYRMQQLRIKYEPKKEASAGSGG encoded by the coding sequence GTGGCCAGCAAAGTCCTCATCGTTGACGATGATGAACTTCTGAACAACTCACTCAACGCAGTCCTTACCAGGAGGGGCTACGAAGACGTCTCGGTCATCAAGGGCGGAAACCAAATACAGGCTGCGAAGATTCTCGGGCTGACACGCTCGAGGCTCCGCTACCGGATGCAGCAGCTCAGGATCAAGTACGAGCCCAAAAAGGAAGCGTCCGCGGGATCAGGCGGATGA
- the gltX gene encoding glutamate--tRNA ligase: MTSGIVRVRFAPSPTGFLHVGGLRTALYNFLFAAKNGGRFVLRIEDTDRNRYVEGAVDNLIKTMKWAGLDYDEGPGAGGDFGPYVQSERTKIYSKHVDELLEKGAAYRCFCTTERLEAMRKELQKKKLTPKYDRTCLRLPDSEIRENISSGKPYVVRMRVPDNVTVRFSDVIRGDVEFKSEQIDDQVLLKSDGYPTYHLANVVDDHLMEISHVIRGEEWLSSTPKHVLLYQAFGWTLPIFAHLPLLLNPDRSKLSKRQGDVAVEDYEQKGYLKEALVNFIALLGWNPGDEREVFTLEELQKEFTLEKVNKSGAVFNIEKLNWLNFQHLRLKPDADVLSMLKEFLVKSGIDSRNFADEYLLRVISAMRDRVSFVKDFYEKSPYFFRPPLEYDEGVVRKRWKPESGKYLNALSKEFSRISAARKEDYESALHKVAESLKIPNGELIHPLRLAVSGMGEGPGLFDIVYILGRDETIRRIDSAIEKIK, from the coding sequence ATGACTTCAGGGATCGTCAGGGTAAGGTTCGCGCCGAGCCCGACAGGCTTTCTTCACGTCGGCGGACTCAGGACCGCGCTTTATAATTTCCTCTTCGCGGCAAAGAACGGCGGAAGATTCGTCCTCAGGATCGAGGATACCGACCGGAACAGGTATGTCGAAGGCGCCGTGGATAACCTCATCAAGACAATGAAGTGGGCCGGGTTGGATTATGATGAAGGCCCGGGCGCCGGAGGAGACTTCGGGCCTTACGTTCAGAGCGAGCGGACGAAAATTTACAGTAAACATGTCGACGAGCTTTTGGAGAAGGGCGCCGCTTACAGGTGCTTCTGCACCACGGAACGGCTGGAGGCGATGCGAAAAGAACTGCAGAAGAAGAAGCTAACTCCAAAATATGACCGGACATGTCTCCGGCTCCCTGATTCCGAAATCCGTGAGAACATCTCTTCGGGAAAACCCTATGTCGTCCGGATGAGAGTACCGGACAACGTCACGGTCCGTTTCTCCGATGTTATTCGAGGAGACGTGGAATTCAAAAGCGAACAGATCGACGATCAGGTCTTGTTGAAATCGGATGGCTACCCTACGTACCATCTTGCCAATGTCGTGGACGATCACCTGATGGAGATTTCACACGTCATCCGGGGGGAAGAATGGCTTTCGAGCACACCCAAACATGTTTTATTGTACCAGGCTTTCGGCTGGACGCTTCCGATCTTTGCTCACCTTCCGCTCCTTCTAAATCCGGACCGGTCGAAATTGAGCAAGCGACAGGGAGATGTTGCGGTCGAAGACTATGAGCAAAAAGGCTATTTAAAGGAAGCACTCGTCAATTTTATCGCCCTCCTTGGCTGGAACCCCGGAGATGAGCGCGAAGTCTTCACACTTGAAGAACTACAGAAGGAATTCACACTCGAGAAGGTGAACAAGTCCGGAGCGGTGTTCAATATTGAGAAACTGAATTGGCTGAATTTCCAACACCTTCGCCTGAAACCGGATGCGGATGTGCTTTCAATGCTTAAAGAATTCCTTGTGAAATCCGGAATTGACTCAAGAAATTTCGCAGATGAGTACTTGCTGCGGGTCATTAGCGCAATGCGGGACCGAGTTTCTTTTGTGAAGGACTTTTATGAGAAGAGCCCGTATTTCTTCAGGCCGCCGCTTGAGTATGACGAGGGAGTTGTCAGGAAAAGATGGAAACCCGAATCAGGAAAGTATCTGAATGCGCTCTCCAAAGAGTTCTCCCGAATTTCCGCCGCACGAAAGGAAGACTACGAATCTGCCCTCCACAAAGTGGCTGAATCGCTGAAGATCCCGAACGGCGAGCTGATCCATCCGCTTCGCTTAGCGGTATCGGGGATGGGCGAAGGACCGGGCCTCTTTGATATCGTGTATATACTGGGAAGGGACGAGACCATCAGAAGAATTGATTCGGCAATCGAGAAGATCAAGTGA
- a CDS encoding glutamine--tRNA ligase/YqeY domain fusion protein: MENEKNQESQKTESPERRNFIRDIIDEDLKSGKYKKVHTRFPPEPNGYLHIGHAKSICLNFGTAKDYDGRCNLRYDDTNPTKEEVEYVDSIEEDVRWLGFSWDDRKYYASDYFDKLYDYAVALIKKGVAYVDELDADQIREHRGTLTQPGKESPYRNRSIEENLNLFERMRKGEFPDGSKTLRAKIDMSSPNINMRDPVMYRILHATHHRTGDKWCIYPMYDWAHGQSDSIEGITHSICTLEFEDHRPLYNWFVEQLGIHHPRQIEFARLNLTYTVMSKRKLLQLVQDGNVSGWNDPRMPTLSGLRRRGYTPEAIRMFADRIGVSKADSIIDVSVLEDCLRADLNKRAKRVMAVLHPLKLVIDNYPDKHVEELEAVNNPEDQSMGTRKIPFSKILYIEQDDFRENPPKKYFRLSPGAEVRLRYAYIIKCTNFVKDPTTGVITEVHCTYDPETKSGSPASQRKVKGTIHWVSAQHAVDGEARVYDRLFSVEDPAGENWKSFINPNSLEIVSNCKLEPGLSTAKPQDRFQFERLGYYCVDDDSKPGRLIFNRTVTLRDTWAKIQKS; encoded by the coding sequence ATGGAAAACGAGAAGAATCAGGAATCGCAGAAAACTGAATCGCCGGAGAGAAGGAATTTCATCCGCGACATAATCGATGAAGATCTGAAGAGCGGAAAGTACAAGAAGGTCCACACCCGTTTTCCACCGGAACCGAACGGATATCTTCATATAGGTCATGCGAAATCGATTTGTCTCAACTTCGGCACTGCGAAGGATTATGACGGCCGGTGCAATCTGCGCTACGACGACACCAACCCGACAAAAGAGGAAGTTGAATATGTCGACTCGATCGAAGAAGACGTAAGGTGGTTGGGTTTCAGCTGGGACGACAGAAAATACTATGCGTCGGACTATTTTGACAAATTGTATGACTACGCGGTCGCTCTGATCAAGAAGGGCGTTGCGTACGTCGATGAACTTGACGCCGACCAGATTCGTGAACATAGGGGTACACTTACTCAACCTGGAAAGGAGAGTCCATATCGCAACAGGAGCATTGAAGAGAACCTGAATCTCTTCGAGCGTATGCGAAAAGGAGAATTTCCGGACGGCTCGAAAACGCTCCGGGCTAAAATTGACATGTCGTCGCCTAACATAAATATGCGGGATCCTGTTATGTACAGGATACTTCATGCAACACATCACCGGACCGGAGACAAGTGGTGCATTTACCCGATGTACGATTGGGCCCACGGACAATCGGATTCGATTGAAGGGATCACGCATTCTATCTGCACGCTTGAATTTGAGGACCACCGACCCCTTTACAATTGGTTTGTGGAACAGCTCGGGATACATCACCCGAGACAAATTGAGTTTGCCCGACTGAATCTCACTTACACAGTGATGAGCAAAAGGAAATTGCTGCAGCTTGTGCAGGATGGGAATGTGAGCGGCTGGAACGATCCGCGGATGCCGACGCTTTCAGGTTTGAGAAGGCGAGGATATACTCCCGAGGCGATCCGAATGTTTGCCGATCGTATCGGAGTTTCGAAAGCCGACAGCATCATCGACGTGTCGGTTCTTGAGGATTGCCTGAGAGCAGATTTAAATAAACGAGCTAAGAGAGTAATGGCAGTCCTTCATCCTCTAAAACTTGTAATCGATAATTATCCGGATAAGCATGTGGAGGAGCTGGAAGCGGTAAATAATCCTGAAGATCAATCGATGGGGACACGCAAGATTCCGTTCTCGAAAATCTTATACATCGAACAGGATGATTTTCGGGAAAATCCTCCGAAGAAATATTTCAGGTTGTCACCCGGAGCGGAGGTCAGACTTCGTTACGCGTATATAATTAAATGTACGAATTTCGTGAAGGATCCGACGACGGGGGTCATAACGGAAGTTCATTGCACTTATGATCCCGAAACGAAGAGCGGTTCACCGGCAAGCCAGAGAAAAGTGAAAGGGACAATCCACTGGGTCTCTGCCCAACATGCGGTTGACGGGGAAGCGAGGGTGTACGACAGGCTGTTTAGCGTTGAAGATCCAGCGGGTGAGAATTGGAAATCATTCATAAACCCGAACTCATTAGAAATCGTGAGTAACTGCAAGCTTGAGCCGGGGCTCTCAACTGCAAAGCCTCAGGACAGATTTCAATTTGAGAGGCTTGGCTACTACTGCGTCGACGACGACTCGAAACCGGGAAGACTCATATTCAATAGGACAGTGACTCTCCGCGATACTTGGGCGAAGATTCAAAAGTCATGA
- a CDS encoding transposase, with the protein MMKGLRIHGYVIMPNHVHAVLSSEKAILSGIVRDHKRFTSAEISRLLLERNDQKLIRYFKVAANRAGRGNDFKVWQTGCHPVGLLSHEFFQQKLDYLHLNPVRKGFVDRPEHWLYSSARNYYLDDESIMTIDRLE; encoded by the coding sequence ATGATGAAAGGGCTACGGATCCACGGTTATGTTATTATGCCGAATCATGTGCACGCAGTCCTTTCATCGGAGAAAGCGATTTTGTCGGGAATCGTGCGCGATCATAAAAGGTTTACCTCTGCTGAGATTTCGCGTCTGCTACTTGAACGGAACGATCAGAAACTCATCCGATACTTCAAAGTAGCAGCGAACAGGGCCGGGAGAGGAAATGATTTCAAGGTGTGGCAGACGGGATGCCACCCGGTGGGTCTCCTCAGTCATGAATTCTTTCAGCAAAAGTTGGACTACTTACACTTAAATCCCGTTCGCAAGGGATTCGTTGACAGACCGGAACACTGGCTTTATTCGAGCGCTCGCAACTACTATCTCGACGATGAATCGATTATGACCATCGACCGCCTGGAGTAG
- a CDS encoding YifB family Mg chelatase-like AAA ATPase, with protein sequence MFSHLVSAATYGVNAFMVDVEVHIESGLPKVIVVGLPDSAVQESRERVSAAVKNSMFKFPSRRVIINLAPADIKKEGSAFDLPIAVGVVAAMGQVESGELDDFVILGELALDGTVRHIHGVLPIAVEARDRGKKAIILPKGNAKEAAMVDGINVYPVETLAETIQLINGEYKFLEPFHVDKEELFNQEQIYPLDFADVKGQENVKRALEVAAAGGHNVIMIGPPGSGKTMLAKRLPTILPDMTFDEALETTKIHSVAGLLPVDAGLVATRPFRSPHHTISDSALVGGGTIPKPGEISLAHHGVLFLDELPEFDRSVLEVLRQPLEDGHVTISRTKLSLDYPSQFMLLAAMNPCPCGNYGNPSATCNCTMTMIQRYMSKISGPLLDRIDIHIEVPAVKYAELSSKRSGELSAAVRERVKKARCIQRKRFEGRKGLFKNADMQSKEIREFCQPDKQGEELLKQAITKLGLSARAYDRILKVARTIADLGESKDIMPEHIAEAIQYRTLDRQLYLEV encoded by the coding sequence ATGTTTTCGCATTTGGTAAGTGCGGCGACTTACGGCGTAAACGCATTCATGGTCGACGTCGAAGTCCACATCGAATCGGGTCTTCCAAAAGTTATAGTTGTCGGCTTGCCCGATAGCGCTGTGCAGGAAAGCCGAGAGCGGGTTTCAGCAGCGGTCAAGAATTCGATGTTCAAGTTCCCGAGCAGGAGAGTGATCATCAACCTCGCGCCCGCCGACATAAAGAAAGAGGGGAGCGCATTCGATCTTCCGATTGCCGTGGGTGTTGTCGCGGCCATGGGACAAGTGGAAAGCGGCGAGCTTGACGACTTCGTTATACTTGGCGAGCTCGCACTCGACGGAACTGTCAGGCACATCCATGGTGTACTTCCGATCGCCGTCGAGGCACGCGACCGGGGGAAGAAGGCGATAATACTTCCAAAAGGAAATGCAAAAGAAGCGGCTATGGTGGATGGGATTAACGTGTATCCAGTCGAGACACTTGCCGAGACGATACAATTGATAAACGGCGAGTACAAATTTCTCGAGCCGTTTCACGTTGATAAGGAAGAATTATTCAACCAGGAGCAGATATATCCTCTCGATTTTGCCGACGTGAAGGGACAGGAAAATGTTAAGCGCGCTCTGGAGGTCGCTGCGGCTGGCGGTCACAATGTCATCATGATAGGTCCGCCCGGAAGCGGCAAGACAATGCTCGCGAAAAGACTCCCCACTATTCTTCCGGACATGACCTTCGACGAAGCCCTGGAAACCACTAAGATACATTCGGTAGCGGGGCTCCTTCCGGTCGATGCGGGGTTGGTTGCGACGCGTCCTTTTCGATCGCCGCACCATACGATTTCGGATAGCGCGCTCGTCGGAGGAGGAACGATACCGAAGCCGGGCGAGATCTCGCTTGCACATCATGGAGTCTTGTTCCTTGATGAACTTCCGGAATTTGACAGGAGCGTTCTTGAGGTCCTTCGTCAACCGCTTGAAGACGGTCACGTTACAATAAGCAGGACGAAGTTGTCACTCGATTACCCGTCCCAGTTCATGCTTTTGGCCGCAATGAACCCATGTCCATGCGGAAATTACGGGAACCCGTCGGCGACCTGCAATTGTACCATGACCATGATACAACGCTACATGTCCAAGATAAGCGGGCCGCTTCTCGATAGAATCGACATCCATATCGAAGTTCCTGCTGTGAAATACGCGGAGCTCTCGAGCAAGAGATCGGGTGAGCTATCCGCCGCTGTGAGAGAGCGAGTGAAGAAGGCGCGGTGCATTCAGCGGAAAAGGTTCGAAGGGCGAAAAGGTCTGTTCAAGAACGCAGACATGCAAAGCAAAGAGATTAGAGAATTCTGCCAGCCGGACAAACAGGGCGAAGAATTACTGAAGCAGGCGATAACGAAACTCGGACTCAGCGCGCGTGCTTATGACAGAATCCTGAAAGTTGCGAGGACGATCGCGGATCTTGGAGAGAGTAAAGATATCATGCCGGAGCACATTGCGGAGGCGATTCAGTACAGAACTCTCGACAGGCAGCTGTACCTGGAGGTGTAG
- a CDS encoding homocysteine S-methyltransferase family protein: protein MTSKELLEIIEHRILVFDGATGTSLQSQNLSAADFGGESFAGCNEYLNLTFPQAPEKVHRGFLDAGADVIETNSFGATSVVLVEYRLAERAYEINKRSAEIARKIADEYSSNGRRRLVAGSMGPTTKLPSLGHIGFDALRDSYKEQVRGLVDGGADLLIVETCQDLLQAKAALAAISEFMSESGTEVAVILSITIETMGTMLMGTEISAALTTIEPYNIVTVFGMNCATGPKEMEENVRYLCENSPKPVFVMPNAGLPENIGGQACYHLTPNELDYWMRRFVNEFGVSIIGGCCGTTPEHIARLTKIAAESRPKEREFAYVPSVSSIYSSVALHLDPAPVIVGERCNANGSRKFKELLLAENYDAMVQLAKEQMKEGAHILDVCVAYVGRDEVRDMREVMMRFNTQVALPLMIDSTEYAVIEEALKRYAGKAIVNSVNLEDGEERLRRVLPLCRKYGAAVIALTIDESGMAKTREKKFEVAKRIHDLAIDKYGMREEDLIFDTLTFTLGSGDEEFRKSGIETVEAIRMIKSRFPKSYTILGVSNASFGLNAHVRHVLNSVFLHYAIEAGLDLSIVNAQKIMPLYKIDERGRELCRQLIYDERKYEVA from the coding sequence ATGACAAGCAAAGAACTTTTAGAGATTATTGAACATAGAATTCTTGTCTTCGACGGTGCCACGGGGACAAGCCTTCAATCGCAAAATCTCTCAGCCGCCGATTTCGGAGGTGAGAGTTTTGCCGGATGCAACGAATACTTGAACCTGACATTTCCCCAAGCTCCCGAAAAAGTCCACAGAGGATTTCTTGATGCGGGAGCGGACGTTATTGAAACCAACTCGTTCGGCGCTACATCGGTGGTTCTTGTGGAGTACAGACTTGCTGAGCGCGCATATGAAATAAACAAACGTTCCGCTGAAATTGCCAGAAAAATCGCCGACGAGTATTCCTCAAATGGAAGACGACGGCTCGTTGCAGGTTCAATGGGCCCGACAACGAAACTTCCTTCGCTCGGCCATATCGGTTTCGATGCACTGCGTGATTCATACAAAGAGCAGGTGAGAGGCCTCGTGGACGGCGGTGCCGATCTTCTGATCGTGGAAACATGTCAGGACCTTCTTCAGGCGAAAGCGGCGCTCGCTGCAATAAGCGAATTTATGTCTGAGAGCGGAACAGAGGTGGCAGTCATCCTCTCAATTACGATTGAGACAATGGGAACGATGCTCATGGGGACGGAAATCTCAGCCGCACTCACAACGATAGAGCCGTACAACATCGTGACCGTATTCGGTATGAACTGTGCCACCGGCCCGAAAGAGATGGAGGAGAATGTCCGCTACCTCTGTGAGAATTCCCCAAAGCCTGTGTTCGTCATGCCGAACGCCGGACTGCCGGAGAACATCGGAGGACAAGCTTGCTATCATCTCACTCCGAACGAGCTGGACTACTGGATGCGGAGATTTGTGAATGAATTCGGAGTAAGCATAATCGGCGGCTGCTGCGGAACGACTCCCGAGCATATTGCGCGTCTCACGAAAATCGCGGCGGAATCTCGACCGAAAGAACGTGAGTTCGCTTATGTCCCTTCGGTTTCGTCCATTTACTCGAGTGTTGCTCTTCATCTCGATCCTGCGCCTGTGATTGTCGGCGAGAGGTGCAACGCGAATGGCTCTAGGAAGTTCAAAGAGCTACTCCTTGCAGAGAATTACGATGCCATGGTCCAGTTGGCGAAGGAACAGATGAAAGAAGGAGCTCACATCCTGGATGTATGCGTCGCGTATGTCGGCAGGGATGAAGTCCGCGATATGCGCGAGGTAATGATGCGGTTTAACACGCAGGTCGCTCTGCCGCTTATGATCGACTCCACCGAGTATGCCGTGATTGAGGAAGCGCTGAAGCGTTACGCGGGTAAAGCAATTGTCAACTCGGTAAACCTCGAGGATGGCGAGGAACGGCTCAGACGTGTCCTGCCGCTTTGCCGAAAATATGGGGCAGCTGTCATCGCTCTGACCATCGACGAATCCGGCATGGCCAAGACGCGAGAGAAGAAATTCGAGGTCGCTAAAAGGATCCATGATCTCGCGATCGATAAGTACGGAATGCGCGAGGAAGACCTGATCTTCGACACGTTGACCTTTACTCTGGGTTCCGGCGACGAGGAGTTCCGCAAATCGGGAATCGAAACGGTCGAAGCGATCAGGATGATCAAGAGCCGGTTTCCGAAGTCGTACACGATCCTTGGAGTATCCAACGCTTCATTCGGCCTGAACGCCCACGTGCGGCATGTACTTAATTCCGTTTTTCTGCATTATGCGATCGAAGCGGGGCTTGACCTTTCAATTGTAAATGCCCAGAAGATCATGCCGCTGTATAAGATAGACGAACGTGGTAGAGAACTTTGCCGACAGTTGATTTATGACGAGCGGAAATATGAGGTGGCATAA